The proteins below are encoded in one region of Fibrella aestuarina BUZ 2:
- a CDS encoding FecCD family ABC transporter permease: MNVNTLTAPPRSRPAEPVVTLHRPWLMPVLTGGLLLTSLLSVGVGAVAISPAEVLAILGHSLGLTGAVDETKAVILTGIRLPRVCLGLLIGAGLAVAGAAIQGLFRNPLADPGLIGISSGASLAAVGMIVLEVTLFQKLSGLLGFYALSLVAFGGACGTTLLVYRLARVAGRSVVTTMLLAGIAINALAGALTGLLTYLATDDQLRTITFWALGSLGGATWTTVLTILPFTIVVLLGLPRLAKSLNLLALGESQAAMLGVHITGLKRRVIVLATLAVGTSVAVAGIIGFIGLVIPHLIRLVAGSDHRRVLTGSALGGAIVLTAADALARTIVAPAELPIGILTALLGTPVFLWMLIKERSTT, encoded by the coding sequence ATGAACGTGAATACGCTCACCGCCCCGCCCCGAAGCCGCCCGGCTGAGCCCGTGGTAACCCTCCACCGGCCCTGGCTTATGCCCGTGCTGACGGGCGGCCTGCTCCTCACCAGCCTGCTATCGGTGGGCGTGGGGGCGGTTGCTATTTCGCCCGCCGAGGTGCTGGCCATCCTCGGCCATTCGCTTGGGCTGACCGGGGCAGTTGATGAAACCAAAGCGGTGATCCTGACGGGCATTCGTTTGCCGCGCGTATGTCTGGGTCTGCTCATTGGTGCGGGGCTGGCCGTAGCGGGCGCGGCCATACAGGGGCTGTTTCGTAACCCCCTCGCCGACCCCGGCCTGATCGGGATTTCGTCGGGGGCTTCGCTGGCGGCCGTGGGCATGATCGTGCTGGAGGTGACGCTGTTTCAGAAACTGAGCGGCCTGTTGGGCTTCTACGCGCTGTCGCTGGTGGCGTTTGGTGGCGCCTGCGGAACCACCCTGCTGGTGTATCGGCTGGCGCGGGTGGCGGGGCGGTCGGTGGTCACCACGATGCTGCTGGCGGGTATTGCCATCAATGCGCTGGCCGGTGCCCTGACGGGCTTGCTCACGTACCTGGCCACCGACGATCAACTGCGCACCATCACGTTCTGGGCGTTGGGGAGCCTGGGCGGCGCCACCTGGACCACCGTGCTCACCATTCTGCCGTTCACGATCGTCGTGCTGCTGGGATTGCCCCGGCTGGCCAAATCGCTCAACCTGCTGGCCCTGGGCGAAAGTCAGGCCGCCATGCTGGGCGTACACATCACCGGCCTCAAACGCCGGGTTATCGTGCTGGCGACACTGGCCGTCGGGACGTCGGTGGCCGTGGCGGGGATCATCGGGTTCATCGGGCTGGTCATCCCGCACCTGATCCGGCTCGTAGCCGGGTCCGATCACCGGCGCGTGCTGACCGGATCGGCCCTGGGTGGCGCCATCGTGCTGACCGCTGCCGACGCGCTGGCCCGCACCATCGTCGCTCCCGCCGAATTGCCCATCGGGATTCTGACGGCCCTGCTCGGGACGCCCGTTTTTCTCTGGATGCTTATCAAGGAACGGTCAACCACCTAA
- a CDS encoding STAS-like domain-containing protein yields MNLVIADCIKSQTAAFRNEGQEVYNRMEKAMQARQPFTLSFAGLDTCSTQFLNASIGKLYRTFEEADINAHMTITGIDSQDTILPEMISRTIDKALRPEHYAELMEQTLAYA; encoded by the coding sequence ATGAACCTGGTCATTGCAGATTGCATCAAAAGCCAGACTGCTGCTTTTCGGAACGAGGGTCAGGAAGTGTATAATCGCATGGAAAAGGCCATGCAAGCCAGACAGCCGTTTACGTTGTCATTCGCAGGTTTGGATACCTGTTCGACCCAGTTTCTCAACGCCAGTATTGGCAAACTTTACCGCACCTTCGAGGAGGCGGACATCAATGCCCACATGACGATCACGGGCATCGATTCACAGGATACGATTCTGCCGGAAATGATTAGCCGGACAATCGACAAGGCCCTGCGTCCCGAGCATTACGCCGAGCTAATGGAACAAACCTTAGCCTACGCCTAA
- a CDS encoding TonB-dependent receptor plug domain-containing protein: protein MFLTLLALSVCQQPAPSPDSSGTKQLDPVVVTATRSERSVGALPMPVTVIGQPQIRQSGSLRLNDILREQTGLAIVNDHGQGLQVQGFGPDYTLILVDGEPLVGRTAGTLDLSRLTVGNIRQIEIVKGPSSSLYGSEALAGVVNIITDNPARTSGSLSARYGANRTSDFTGDVALKRGKTSLTLFGNRYGSGGYDLSPETPGNTVSPFVNHTLSGRLTTAFGSRLKLSMSGRYFAERQDNAFSLTDQRVVAGEGTVREYTINPTLTQQVSECWKLTYRYYRTGYQTTTGLAYQDTGEDYDDSYFRQTFNRAEIVTEHTLQKRHFLTVGAGFIGESVEATRYPGRQQFTTRYGFAQLEWVPTQRFTLIAGGRFDAHSQYAAQFSPKLSARYELSQTVALRGSAGVGFKAPDFRQLHLNFDNAVAGYSVFGTQEVAAGIARLQQQGQIAEILLDPARFGAIKAESSVAVNLGAVADFQKQYDRPLRLSINLFRNDIRDLIETQVVARKTNGQNVFSYTNLSRVFTQGAEVDGSYRLALGAGQLTVSTGYQFMEAKDKAVVESIRNGQLFRRNPTTLRTERVQLADYGGLLNRSRHMANLKAFYELPKHGLAASVRGVFGSRYGFADVNGNLILDEAGEYVPGYVTWHLTASKTINSLTLQVGIDNLTGYTDPQYIPSLAGRLWYASLRWAWTRKVNTTN from the coding sequence ATGTTTCTGACTTTACTTGCCTTATCTGTCTGTCAGCAGCCGGCCCCGTCGCCCGATTCGTCGGGGACAAAACAGCTTGACCCTGTGGTGGTTACGGCGACCCGTTCGGAGCGGAGCGTAGGGGCACTGCCTATGCCGGTGACGGTAATCGGGCAGCCGCAGATCCGGCAGTCGGGTAGCCTGCGTCTGAACGACATCCTGCGGGAGCAAACAGGGCTGGCCATCGTCAATGACCACGGGCAGGGGCTACAGGTGCAGGGGTTTGGCCCCGACTACACCTTGATCCTAGTCGATGGGGAGCCGTTGGTGGGGCGCACGGCAGGCACGCTCGACCTGAGCCGCCTAACGGTGGGTAACATCCGACAGATTGAGATCGTCAAAGGCCCGTCGTCGAGTCTGTACGGTTCCGAGGCGCTGGCCGGCGTTGTCAATATCATCACCGACAATCCGGCGCGGACGAGCGGTAGCCTCTCGGCGCGGTATGGAGCCAACCGAACGAGCGACTTCACGGGCGACGTAGCCTTGAAGCGCGGCAAAACGAGCCTCACGCTGTTTGGCAACCGCTATGGGTCGGGTGGGTATGACCTGAGTCCCGAAACCCCGGGCAATACCGTGTCGCCGTTTGTCAATCACACGCTCAGCGGGCGGTTGACGACGGCCTTCGGGAGTCGGCTAAAGCTGAGTATGTCGGGTCGTTACTTCGCTGAACGACAGGATAATGCCTTTAGCCTGACCGATCAGCGGGTGGTAGCGGGCGAGGGGACCGTTCGCGAATACACGATTAATCCGACGCTGACGCAGCAGGTGTCGGAATGCTGGAAGCTGACGTACCGCTACTACCGCACGGGCTATCAGACCACCACTGGCCTGGCGTACCAGGATACGGGCGAGGACTACGACGACAGCTATTTCCGGCAGACGTTCAACCGGGCCGAGATCGTTACGGAACACACCCTGCAAAAACGCCATTTCCTGACGGTGGGGGCTGGTTTTATCGGTGAAAGCGTGGAAGCGACCCGTTACCCCGGTCGGCAGCAGTTTACTACCCGCTACGGCTTTGCGCAGCTCGAATGGGTGCCCACGCAGCGGTTTACCCTCATTGCCGGGGGGCGTTTCGACGCGCACAGCCAATATGCAGCCCAATTCAGCCCCAAGCTTTCGGCCCGGTACGAACTGAGTCAGACGGTGGCGCTTCGGGGCAGTGCGGGTGTTGGCTTCAAAGCGCCCGATTTTCGGCAGCTCCACCTCAATTTCGACAATGCCGTGGCGGGTTACAGCGTCTTCGGCACGCAGGAGGTGGCCGCTGGCATTGCCCGGCTGCAACAGCAGGGGCAGATCGCCGAGATTTTGCTCGATCCGGCCCGCTTCGGGGCCATTAAGGCCGAAAGCTCGGTGGCCGTAAACCTGGGTGCCGTGGCCGACTTTCAGAAACAATACGACCGGCCGCTCCGACTGTCGATCAACTTGTTTCGGAACGATATCCGCGACCTGATCGAAACCCAGGTGGTGGCCCGCAAAACGAATGGGCAGAACGTCTTCAGCTACACTAACCTGAGCCGGGTATTTACGCAGGGGGCCGAAGTCGACGGGAGTTACCGGCTGGCGCTGGGCGCGGGCCAACTGACGGTCAGCACCGGCTATCAGTTCATGGAAGCCAAAGACAAGGCCGTTGTCGAGAGCATCCGCAACGGGCAACTCTTCCGGCGCAACCCGACCACGCTGCGCACCGAGCGCGTTCAACTGGCCGACTACGGGGGGCTGCTGAATCGCTCGCGGCACATGGCCAACCTGAAAGCGTTCTATGAACTACCCAAACACGGGCTGGCGGCATCGGTGCGGGGCGTGTTTGGGAGCCGGTACGGCTTTGCCGACGTGAACGGCAACCTCATTCTCGATGAGGCTGGCGAATACGTACCTGGGTACGTTACCTGGCACCTGACGGCCTCCAAAACCATCAACAGCCTCACCCTTCAGGTAGGCATCGATAACCTCACCGGCTACACCGATCCCCAATACATCCCGTCGCTGGCCGGGCGGCTCTGGTATGCCAGCCTGCGGTGGGCCTGGACGCGTAAAGTCAATACAACCAATTAA
- a CDS encoding hemin-degrading factor gives MTTDTISLKNRWAAFRQQNPKARIRDAANQLGVSEAELLVTGVGETVVRLSGDFRELLKQVTSLGYVMALTRNDALVHERKGVYEKVSFTNHVGLVLGPDIDLRLFMQSWRWGFAVNENERRSLQFFNAQGGAIHKIYLTEQSNLDAYETLVAAFRTDDQSDSLLVEAPLEKPVDQADDDIDVAGFQASWLAMQDTHEFFGLLRQYGVGRQQGLRLAPEGHAQLLSMELLKQVFATAAERTVPIMVFVSNPGCIQIHTGPVNKLVQMGPWYNVLDPTFNLHLNETLVDQVWLTKKPTADGIVTALELFDKDGQNLALVFGERKPGKPELESWRAVVNDTLAQPA, from the coding sequence ATGACGACCGACACAATTTCACTCAAAAACCGCTGGGCTGCGTTCCGCCAGCAAAACCCAAAAGCACGCATCCGCGATGCCGCCAACCAACTCGGTGTATCCGAAGCCGAACTGCTCGTTACGGGCGTGGGCGAAACTGTGGTCCGGCTGTCGGGCGACTTTCGCGAGTTGCTCAAACAGGTGACCTCGCTGGGCTATGTAATGGCGCTGACCCGCAACGACGCGCTGGTGCACGAACGCAAAGGCGTCTACGAAAAGGTCTCGTTTACCAACCACGTGGGGCTGGTGCTTGGTCCCGACATCGACCTTCGGTTGTTCATGCAAAGCTGGCGGTGGGGCTTTGCCGTCAACGAAAACGAGCGCCGGAGCCTGCAATTCTTCAACGCGCAGGGCGGGGCGATCCATAAAATTTACCTCACCGAACAATCCAATCTAGACGCCTACGAAACTCTCGTTGCTGCGTTCCGGACCGACGATCAGTCGGATAGCCTGCTGGTAGAAGCACCTCTGGAGAAACCGGTCGACCAAGCCGATGACGATATCGACGTGGCGGGTTTTCAGGCAAGCTGGCTGGCCATGCAGGATACGCACGAGTTCTTCGGGCTGCTGCGTCAGTATGGCGTTGGGCGGCAGCAGGGGCTGCGGCTGGCACCCGAGGGCCACGCGCAGTTGCTTTCGATGGAGTTGCTGAAGCAGGTGTTTGCCACAGCAGCCGAGCGGACCGTGCCGATCATGGTGTTTGTGTCAAACCCCGGCTGCATTCAGATTCATACCGGCCCGGTTAACAAGCTCGTGCAGATGGGGCCGTGGTACAACGTACTCGACCCGACGTTCAACCTGCACCTCAACGAAACCCTGGTCGATCAGGTGTGGCTCACCAAAAAGCCTACGGCCGACGGGATCGTCACGGCACTTGAATTATTCGACAAAGACGGCCAAAATCTGGCGCTGGTCTTCGGTGAACGCAAACCGGGTAAACCCGAGTTGGAAAGCTGGCGCGCGGTCGTGAACGACACCCTGGCGCAACCCGCCTGA
- a CDS encoding alpha/beta fold hydrolase, translated as MKRVTRILGWSLTGVVALALVLVALAWVFDFRQTDEQLRAEFAGQRVQPTVHRYQIADRTIRYMETPHLPGKPTVVFVHGAPSSLSFFNEFFRDTTLLNRAQLVAVDRPGYGYSDFGRVEPSVVRQAELLQPLIDRYKSSPYLIIVGSSYGGSVSARLAMNNPGVIDQVVFVSSALGPGLERTYDISYLVDKEPIKSLTPPLLRLANDEKLAHRKALEAILPDWPRITAGITMLHGLRDNLVYPTNVAFAKKQLRNARFKEFILPDSRHDIVVNKRDYIADILLDILPPVPQASISLTRHP; from the coding sequence ATGAAACGAGTTACCCGTATTCTTGGCTGGAGTTTAACCGGAGTTGTCGCGCTGGCGCTGGTGCTGGTGGCGTTGGCCTGGGTATTTGACTTCCGCCAGACCGATGAGCAACTGCGTGCTGAATTTGCCGGACAGCGCGTCCAGCCTACGGTGCATCGCTATCAGATCGCCGACCGCACCATCCGCTACATGGAAACGCCCCACCTGCCGGGCAAACCCACGGTGGTGTTTGTGCACGGTGCGCCGAGTTCGCTCTCCTTTTTCAACGAATTTTTTCGGGATACCACGCTGCTCAACCGGGCGCAGTTGGTGGCGGTTGATCGCCCCGGCTACGGCTACTCGGATTTTGGCCGGGTCGAGCCGTCGGTGGTGCGGCAGGCTGAGTTACTGCAACCGCTCATCGACCGCTACAAATCGTCGCCGTACCTGATCATCGTGGGGTCCTCCTACGGTGGGTCGGTATCGGCGCGGCTGGCCATGAACAACCCCGGCGTCATCGATCAGGTGGTGTTTGTCTCGTCGGCGCTGGGGCCGGGACTCGAACGTACCTACGACATTAGTTACCTGGTCGACAAAGAGCCGATTAAGTCACTGACGCCGCCGCTACTGCGCTTGGCTAACGACGAAAAACTGGCACACCGCAAAGCCTTGGAGGCGATTCTGCCCGATTGGCCACGGATTACGGCGGGCATCACCATGTTGCACGGGCTGCGCGATAACCTGGTGTATCCGACCAACGTTGCCTTTGCCAAAAAACAACTGCGGAATGCTCGGTTCAAAGAGTTTATCCTGCCCGACAGCCGGCACGATATCGTGGTGAACAAGCGCGACTACATTGCCGATATTTTGCTCGATATTCTGCCGCCCGTGCCTCAGGCTTCCATCTCGTTGACCCGCCATCCGTAA
- a CDS encoding heme ABC transporter ATP-binding protein, with amino-acid sequence MLQANHLSYKIGPRPLLNDVSFGVRAGELLAIVGPNGAGKSTLLKLCAREMNPDTGTIDVLGTSLRAYTSGQLARFRGMLHQQNPLTFPFRVGELVLMGRSPHYGAHPTDADHAIAEAALELVGMRAFSQRIVPTLSGGEQQRVQLARVLAQVWDVPNGLLLLDEPTTGLDLLHQHQLLDVARQMARRGYAVIAVLHDLNMAAQYADQLLMLKAGRREAYGTPREVLTEALIERVFGLPVQLLDNPCHHCPLIVPIPNFHSAFSH; translated from the coding sequence ATGCTGCAAGCCAACCACCTGTCGTACAAAATCGGCCCGCGACCGCTCCTGAACGACGTATCGTTCGGCGTTCGGGCGGGCGAATTGCTGGCCATCGTCGGGCCGAATGGCGCGGGAAAATCCACGCTGCTCAAGCTCTGCGCCCGCGAAATGAACCCGGACACCGGCACCATCGACGTGCTGGGTACGTCGCTACGGGCCTACACCAGCGGTCAACTGGCTCGGTTTCGGGGTATGTTGCACCAGCAAAACCCGCTGACGTTTCCGTTTCGGGTGGGCGAACTGGTACTGATGGGTCGCTCTCCACATTACGGGGCGCACCCGACCGACGCCGACCATGCCATCGCCGAGGCCGCCCTCGAGCTGGTGGGGATGCGGGCGTTCAGCCAACGCATCGTGCCCACGCTCTCTGGGGGCGAGCAGCAACGCGTGCAATTGGCGCGGGTGCTGGCACAGGTGTGGGACGTACCCAACGGCCTGCTATTGCTCGACGAACCCACCACGGGCCTCGACCTGCTGCATCAGCACCAACTGCTCGACGTGGCCCGGCAAATGGCCCGCCGGGGCTACGCGGTGATCGCGGTGCTGCACGACCTGAACATGGCCGCCCAATACGCCGATCAACTGCTTATGCTGAAAGCGGGTCGGCGGGAAGCCTACGGGACACCGCGTGAGGTGCTCACCGAAGCCCTGATCGAACGGGTATTTGGCCTGCCCGTCCAACTGCTCGACAACCCCTGCCATCACTGTCCACTGATTGTTCCTATCCCCAACTTTCATTCAGCTTTTAGCCACTAA
- a CDS encoding type II toxin-antitoxin system VapC family toxin: MPFSALPIKNHNPFPGRKYLFDANAWIFVLEADLELKQSTTSKADLYIDLLGKINQAGSPKPKVVLPAIVLSEVVNRLLRSYYFPLFVEQHKTLITSGSDSQNYKQVYRPHHQFRIDYEVILYNIKAYHNILELVSDGFGEMSVRNVFTKPDNTLDFNDYLLVDIAKRNNFIVVSDDGDLAGRDITVVTGNQAMLRWQAT; encoded by the coding sequence ATGCCTTTCAGTGCGCTTCCTATCAAGAACCACAATCCATTTCCTGGCCGGAAATATTTGTTCGACGCCAACGCCTGGATTTTTGTTTTGGAAGCAGACCTGGAACTAAAGCAAAGCACTACATCGAAAGCAGATTTATATATTGACCTGCTTGGAAAAATCAATCAAGCGGGTAGCCCTAAACCAAAAGTAGTGCTACCCGCTATTGTTTTGTCTGAGGTTGTCAACCGTCTTTTGCGCTCTTACTACTTTCCGTTGTTCGTTGAACAACACAAAACGCTAATTACATCGGGTAGTGATAGTCAGAACTACAAACAGGTCTACAGACCACATCATCAGTTTAGGATTGATTACGAGGTAATACTATATAACATCAAGGCTTACCATAATATCCTTGAACTAGTCAGCGATGGATTCGGTGAAATGAGTGTCAGGAACGTATTTACCAAGCCCGATAATACGCTGGATTTTAATGATTACTTGCTGGTCGACATAGCTAAGAGAAACAATTTTATTGTAGTGTCTGACGACGGTGATCTGGCTGGTAGAGATATCACTGTTGTGACAGGAAATCAGGCAATGTTAAGATGGCAAGCAACATAA
- a CDS encoding heme/hemin ABC transporter substrate-binding protein has protein sequence MRYLHNRSFRPLSFLIGLLFLAGFAHAQTSPRIVSLDGTVSEILCDLGLQARLVGVDVTSTYPESLQKLPKVGHNRTISAEGVLAQKPTLVLTTEKAGTKADVLDQLRSAGVEVVSFKQEFSVEGTKKLITDIATACRVPSKARGLIRQVDTEVAGVKKAAGRPKVLFIYARGAGTMFVAGRGTPVEKMIELAGGQNATNQFDDFKPLTAEALVGANPDIILLFDSGLESLGGANGLLNVPGIAQTNAGKNKRFVMMDGHLLTGFTPRLGKAIGELARKIAPGGTL, from the coding sequence ATGCGCTACCTACATAACCGATCGTTCAGGCCCCTAAGCTTCCTGATCGGCCTGCTGTTTCTCGCTGGCTTTGCCCACGCGCAAACGTCCCCCCGCATTGTCTCGCTCGACGGCACCGTAAGCGAAATTCTCTGCGATCTGGGCCTACAGGCCCGCCTGGTGGGCGTCGACGTGACGAGCACGTACCCGGAAAGCCTGCAAAAACTGCCCAAGGTGGGCCACAACCGGACTATTTCTGCCGAAGGCGTACTGGCGCAGAAACCCACGCTCGTGCTGACCACCGAAAAGGCGGGTACCAAAGCCGACGTGCTCGACCAACTGCGTTCGGCGGGGGTGGAGGTCGTCAGCTTCAAACAGGAGTTTAGCGTCGAGGGCACCAAAAAACTGATTACCGACATCGCCACGGCCTGCCGCGTACCCAGCAAGGCGCGGGGCCTGATTCGGCAGGTCGACACCGAGGTCGCCGGTGTGAAGAAAGCGGCGGGTCGGCCGAAGGTGCTGTTTATCTACGCCCGTGGGGCCGGTACGATGTTCGTGGCGGGTCGCGGTACGCCCGTCGAGAAAATGATCGAACTGGCGGGCGGGCAAAACGCCACCAACCAGTTCGACGATTTCAAACCCCTGACGGCCGAAGCGCTCGTGGGCGCTAATCCCGATATCATTCTGCTGTTCGACAGTGGGCTGGAAAGCCTGGGCGGGGCCAACGGCTTGCTGAACGTACCGGGCATTGCGCAAACCAACGCGGGTAAAAACAAACGATTCGTAATGATGGACGGCCACCTGCTGACTGGCTTCACACCCCGGCTGGGCAAAGCCATCGGTGAACTGGCCCGCAAAATCGCTCCTGGCGGCACCCTGTAA
- a CDS encoding DUF6686 family protein, giving the protein MQHNHTFRTFAETGFGYVGLCAGCRVINVAFQNSLFCLTLDQFEAFAVMMHDRLAMRPVSTSHGKSLMLPTPMPNYFLLFSDEDLRNLCALLTEAAPVLEAERILSLSQRLN; this is encoded by the coding sequence ATGCAGCACAATCACACGTTTAGAACGTTTGCCGAAACCGGATTTGGGTACGTGGGCCTTTGTGCCGGGTGCCGGGTCATCAACGTAGCGTTTCAGAACTCCCTGTTCTGCCTCACGCTCGATCAGTTCGAGGCGTTTGCCGTGATGATGCACGACCGGCTGGCCATGCGCCCCGTCAGCACGAGCCACGGCAAATCGTTGATGTTGCCCACGCCCATGCCCAATTACTTTCTGCTGTTTTCCGACGAAGACCTGCGGAACCTGTGCGCTTTGCTGACGGAGGCGGCGCCCGTACTGGAAGCCGAGCGTATCCTGAGTCTGAGCCAACGCCTGAACTAA
- a CDS encoding HAD family hydrolase, protein MPPRFIDQFDVLLFDLMDTLMFGGNRFSADEDYARTYRQLGGTYLSDRVVQQVIHDTWCRMSDHYGDPAYYDNFRPADQYIAETLAAMGLPPTDLARLHDVFARHELGHVPDGHCQALRQLAQTHRLGLVSNLWSGKTLFVDAFTQCGIHDLFEHLVFSSDHSSIKPAPTLFRLVLGTLGVAPQQALFIGDSVERDVVGAASLGMQAVLVTGTREATSRVRDNLYKGKTVTDICALLG, encoded by the coding sequence ATGCCGCCCCGCTTTATCGACCAGTTCGACGTCCTGCTCTTCGATCTGATGGACACGCTGATGTTTGGCGGAAACCGCTTTTCCGCCGACGAAGACTACGCCCGGACCTACCGGCAACTGGGCGGCACGTACCTGAGCGATCGGGTGGTGCAGCAGGTTATTCACGATACCTGGTGCCGCATGAGCGACCACTACGGCGACCCGGCTTATTACGATAATTTCCGGCCCGCCGACCAGTACATCGCCGAGACGCTGGCAGCAATGGGTCTCCCCCCGACCGATCTGGCGCGGCTGCATGATGTGTTTGCCCGCCACGAGCTGGGTCACGTTCCCGACGGGCATTGTCAGGCGCTGCGACAATTGGCGCAGACGCATCGGCTGGGACTGGTAAGCAACCTGTGGTCGGGGAAGACCCTGTTTGTCGATGCCTTTACGCAGTGCGGCATCCACGATTTGTTTGAGCACCTCGTCTTTTCGTCAGACCACAGCAGCATCAAACCCGCCCCTACCCTGTTCCGGCTCGTGCTGGGTACGTTGGGCGTAGCGCCGCAGCAGGCCCTGTTCATCGGCGACAGCGTCGAGCGCGATGTGGTCGGCGCGGCAAGCTTAGGTATGCAGGCCGTGCTTGTTACTGGTACCCGGGAAGCAACTTCGCGAGTGCGAGACAATCTCTACAAGGGGAAGACTGTCACAGATATTTGTGCTTTATTGGGCTAG
- a CDS encoding HmuY family protein, translated as MKTTVQLLLAATLLATTFACKKDDTTQPVVPVQAQTVSNLPADPTTGVNPTTGQPTGTTGKYTFYNLRDNKTVANTDSATNKWDVGFRGTSVIVNGGPIRSGQGGAYVHTGTFDELTTIPTSATFAQDQTPSSLAIPAVSGNGWYNYNSSTNIITPIPGRVLVIRTGDGKYAKLEILSYYENAPAAPTSASRARFYTFRYAYQPDGSTKLN; from the coding sequence ATGAAAACTACGGTTCAATTACTCCTCGCCGCGACGCTGCTTGCCACCACCTTTGCTTGCAAAAAAGACGATACGACCCAGCCTGTCGTTCCCGTTCAGGCCCAAACCGTGAGCAACCTCCCCGCCGACCCCACGACAGGAGTCAACCCCACCACGGGCCAGCCAACGGGCACTACCGGAAAATACACGTTCTACAACCTGCGCGACAACAAAACCGTCGCCAACACCGACTCGGCTACCAATAAATGGGACGTTGGGTTTCGGGGAACGAGTGTCATCGTGAACGGCGGGCCCATCCGGAGCGGACAGGGCGGCGCTTACGTACACACCGGCACGTTCGATGAGTTGACCACCATCCCCACCTCGGCCACCTTCGCGCAGGATCAGACGCCGTCGTCGCTGGCCATTCCGGCGGTGTCGGGCAACGGCTGGTACAACTACAATTCATCCACAAACATCATCACGCCCATTCCGGGCCGGGTGCTGGTGATCCGGACGGGCGACGGTAAATACGCCAAGCTGGAAATCCTGAGCTACTACGAAAATGCCCCTGCCGCCCCAACGTCGGCCAGCCGGGCGCGCTTTTATACCTTCCGGTACGCCTACCAGCCCGATGGCTCCACGAAACTCAACTAG